From one Synechocystis sp. PCC 6803 substr. PCC-P genomic stretch:
- a CDS encoding cation-transporting P-type ATPase has translation MKACCYFFISMPPSASFQGQPLITWHTLSADQVVSDLHGDRQQGLSQQQVAENLQVYGKNELIETGGRTSWNILVDQFTNIMLLLLIAVAVISAAIDIYQAQQLGKFIFPKDAVAIFTVVLLNGILGYVQERGAEKALAALKDLSTSRVRVIREGKTTEVESTELVPGDLILLEAGVKVPADGRILEGANLQIREAALTGEAEAVMKQGDVLLPADSALGDRLNLVYSGTEVVQGRGTVIVTATGMKTELGKIASALQSVEPEPTPLQKRMTQLGNVLVSGSLILVAIVVVGGTLFKPDLFMQLVEVSLSMAVAVVPEGLPAVITVTLALGTQRMAKRNALIRQLSAVETLGSVTTICSDKTGTLTQNKMVVQSIISDRHRLVVTGEGYNPVGEFQAGEGEDLKIENIPEIEKLLMACILCNDAILQKENGQWAILGDPTEGALLALAGKANIFKHEQEQYFPRITEFPFSSERKRMSVIVQDGQGKINTPDSYVMFVKGSPELILERCTHIQVGSEILPISKEKRSYILEKNNDLAGRGLRVLGFASKVWTTLPANTTDDIAEQELTWLGLVGMLDAPRPEVRDAVAKCRAAGIRPVMITGDHPLTAQAIALDLGIAEPGARVVTSRDLDNCSEKELAEIVHTVSVYARVSPEHKLKIVQTLRKQHEVVAMTGDGVNDAPALKQADIGVAMGITGTDVSKEASDMILLDDNFATIVSAVEEGRVVYTNIRRFIRYILGSNIGEVLTIAAAPLMGLGGVPLSPLQILWMNLVTDGVPALALAVEPGKATVMQQSPKDPQESIFARGLGSYMVRQGLILAIVTIVLMVWAYNYTPNHLEGGLSPNRWKTMVFTTLCLAQMGHALAIRSLTSLTVEMNLFSNPFLLVAVVVTSLLQLLLIYVEPLRAFFGTHYLPANELWVCVGFSALIFIWIELEKVSVRLYSSFK, from the coding sequence ATGAAAGCTTGTTGCTATTTTTTCATCTCTATGCCTCCATCTGCTTCTTTTCAGGGCCAACCTTTGATTACCTGGCATACTCTTTCTGCAGATCAAGTCGTCAGTGACTTACATGGCGATCGCCAACAAGGATTAAGCCAGCAACAGGTGGCTGAAAATTTGCAAGTTTATGGAAAAAACGAGTTGATAGAAACGGGGGGGAGAACTTCCTGGAACATTTTAGTTGATCAGTTTACAAACATTATGTTGTTGTTGCTGATCGCTGTTGCAGTGATTTCGGCCGCAATTGATATTTATCAAGCCCAACAATTGGGTAAATTTATTTTTCCTAAAGATGCAGTTGCTATTTTTACCGTTGTATTACTGAATGGTATTTTGGGGTATGTGCAGGAACGGGGAGCGGAAAAGGCCCTAGCAGCCCTCAAAGACCTATCTACGTCCAGGGTGCGAGTCATTCGAGAGGGCAAAACCACCGAAGTGGAATCCACGGAGTTAGTACCGGGAGACCTGATTCTGCTAGAAGCAGGGGTTAAAGTTCCCGCTGACGGTCGTATTTTAGAAGGGGCCAATCTCCAAATTCGTGAAGCCGCTTTAACGGGGGAAGCAGAAGCGGTAATGAAACAGGGAGATGTGCTGTTACCCGCCGATAGTGCCTTGGGCGATCGCCTAAATTTAGTTTACTCCGGCACAGAAGTTGTCCAGGGCCGGGGCACAGTGATCGTGACCGCAACGGGCATGAAGACAGAATTAGGAAAAATTGCCTCAGCCCTGCAATCTGTAGAACCGGAACCCACTCCCCTCCAAAAGCGCATGACCCAATTGGGCAATGTGTTAGTCAGTGGTTCTTTGATCTTGGTGGCGATCGTCGTTGTGGGGGGAACGCTCTTCAAACCGGATTTGTTTATGCAGTTGGTTGAAGTATCCCTTAGTATGGCTGTTGCTGTGGTTCCCGAAGGACTACCCGCTGTAATTACCGTCACCTTAGCCTTGGGGACCCAACGCATGGCCAAACGCAATGCGCTGATTCGTCAACTGAGTGCGGTGGAAACCCTCGGTTCCGTAACGACCATCTGCTCTGATAAAACGGGCACTTTGACCCAAAATAAGATGGTGGTGCAGTCTATTATTAGCGATCGCCATCGTTTAGTGGTTACAGGGGAAGGCTATAATCCCGTCGGTGAGTTTCAAGCAGGGGAGGGAGAAGATTTAAAGATTGAAAATATCCCCGAAATTGAAAAATTATTAATGGCATGTATTCTCTGCAACGATGCCATTTTACAAAAGGAAAATGGACAATGGGCGATTTTAGGCGATCCCACGGAAGGGGCTTTATTGGCCTTAGCGGGTAAAGCAAATATTTTTAAACACGAACAGGAACAATATTTTCCCCGGATAACAGAATTTCCCTTTTCCTCAGAACGCAAGCGCATGAGTGTCATTGTCCAAGATGGGCAGGGAAAAATTAACACCCCCGACAGTTATGTGATGTTTGTCAAAGGTTCCCCTGAGTTAATCCTAGAACGCTGTACCCACATTCAAGTCGGAAGCGAAATCTTACCCATTAGTAAAGAAAAGCGTAGTTATATTCTCGAAAAAAATAATGATTTAGCCGGCCGTGGCCTACGGGTATTGGGCTTTGCCAGCAAAGTTTGGACAACGTTACCTGCCAACACCACTGATGACATTGCCGAACAAGAATTAACTTGGTTGGGGCTAGTGGGAATGTTAGATGCTCCCCGTCCAGAAGTGCGAGATGCCGTGGCTAAATGTCGGGCCGCCGGGATTCGACCCGTGATGATTACTGGAGACCACCCCCTCACCGCCCAGGCGATCGCCCTTGATTTGGGCATTGCGGAACCAGGGGCAAGGGTCGTTACCAGTCGGGATTTAGACAATTGCAGTGAAAAAGAACTAGCGGAAATTGTTCATACAGTCAGTGTTTATGCCAGGGTTTCCCCCGAACATAAATTAAAAATCGTCCAAACCCTCCGCAAACAACATGAAGTCGTAGCCATGACCGGGGATGGAGTCAATGATGCCCCGGCGTTAAAACAAGCTGATATTGGGGTCGCCATGGGCATCACGGGAACTGATGTCAGTAAGGAAGCCAGTGACATGATTTTATTGGACGATAACTTTGCCACCATCGTCTCAGCGGTGGAAGAAGGTCGTGTTGTCTACACTAATATCCGCCGTTTTATCCGCTATATCCTGGGCAGTAATATTGGCGAAGTTTTAACAATTGCGGCGGCTCCTTTAATGGGGTTGGGAGGCGTTCCCCTCTCTCCCTTGCAAATTCTTTGGATGAACCTGGTCACCGATGGAGTTCCCGCTTTAGCCCTGGCCGTGGAACCAGGCAAAGCAACCGTTATGCAACAGTCCCCCAAAGACCCCCAGGAAAGCATATTTGCCCGGGGTTTGGGTTCTTATATGGTTCGTCAAGGTTTGATATTGGCCATTGTGACCATTGTGCTGATGGTGTGGGCCTACAACTATACCCCCAACCATTTAGAGGGCGGACTTTCCCCCAATCGCTGGAAAACTATGGTATTTACCACCCTCTGCTTAGCCCAGATGGGTCATGCCCTCGCCATTCGTTCTTTGACCAGTTTGACCGTTGAAATGAACCTTTTTTCCAATCCTTTTTTGCTGGTGGCTGTGGTCGTTACCTCTTTATTACAACTGTTATTGATTTATGTTGAACCGCTGCGGGCATTTTTTGGAACCCATTATTTACCTGCCAACGAACTGTGGGTTTGTGTTGGCTTCAGTGCCCTAATTTTTATCTGGATCGAATTAGAAAAAGTCTCTGTTCGACTGTATAGTAGTTTCAAATAA
- the corA gene encoding magnesium/cobalt transporter CorA — MPNKPQFRQSNLVSHFNYFNSPESIPGTLNLSPNAPPPRIILIDYNKNQATKIELKNPLDCEAYVDTESVSWINIDGLGNHTTWEQLGEVFKLHPVALEDIVNVPQRPKVVEYENHLIFISRMVTLDQSSQTFISEQISFILGKHYLLTIQEEPKYDCLFSVRERIRTKKGAIRQKNADYLFYALIDAIIDGFFPVMEVYGELVQSLQSEIISCPTNKSLAKIHQLQQDLLIMRRAIWPQRDAINSLLRDGSDLISDEVRVFLRDCYDHTIQILDMIETYRDLASNLTDIYLSSVSNRMNEIMKTLTVISSIFIPLTFIAGIYGMNFNPDKSPWNMPELNWYWGYPVIWMVMLTVGGMMLYFFWRKGWFRNLNDVEKGNR; from the coding sequence ATGCCCAACAAGCCTCAGTTTCGACAATCTAATCTTGTTTCCCATTTCAATTATTTTAATTCACCAGAAAGTATTCCTGGAACATTAAATCTTTCCCCCAATGCCCCTCCACCGAGAATAATTTTAATTGATTACAATAAAAATCAAGCCACAAAAATAGAGTTAAAAAATCCCCTGGATTGTGAAGCTTATGTTGATACTGAATCCGTATCCTGGATTAACATTGACGGCTTGGGGAATCACACAACTTGGGAACAATTAGGTGAGGTATTTAAACTTCATCCTGTTGCTTTAGAGGATATTGTTAACGTCCCCCAACGTCCGAAAGTAGTTGAATATGAAAACCATTTAATTTTTATTTCTCGGATGGTAACCCTGGATCAATCATCTCAAACTTTTATCAGTGAACAAATTAGTTTTATTTTGGGTAAACATTATTTGTTGACCATCCAAGAAGAACCAAAATATGATTGTTTATTTTCCGTTAGGGAAAGAATTCGCACTAAAAAAGGGGCAATTCGACAAAAGAATGCTGATTATTTATTTTATGCTTTAATTGATGCTATTATCGATGGCTTTTTTCCTGTGATGGAAGTCTATGGTGAACTAGTTCAATCTTTACAAAGTGAGATTATTTCTTGTCCAACGAATAAATCATTGGCCAAGATTCATCAATTACAACAGGATTTATTAATTATGAGACGGGCTATTTGGCCCCAACGGGATGCAATTAATTCTTTACTTCGGGATGGCAGTGATTTAATTTCTGATGAGGTGCGAGTATTTTTACGGGATTGTTATGACCACACAATTCAAATCTTGGATATGATAGAAACTTATCGAGATTTAGCATCTAACCTAACAGATATTTATCTTTCCTCTGTTAGTAATCGAATGAATGAAATTATGAAAACACTAACAGTAATTTCTAGTATCTTTATTCCGCTAACTTTTATTGCTGGGATCTATGGTATGAATTTTAATCCTGATAAATCTCCTTGGAATATGCCAGAGTTAAACTGGTATTGGGGGTATCCTGTGATTTGGATGGTAATGTTGACAGTGGGAGGGATGATGCTTTATTTTTTTTGGCGTAAGGGTTGGTTTAGAAATCTTAATGATGTTGAAAAAGGAAATAGATAA
- a CDS encoding L,D-transpeptidase — protein sequence MLWPLVRYWGSGLMIAGICLTQLIGVDLFIPMVSAQTYQDTLNQKMAILKKSEERWIEVNLSTQRLIAWEGNKPVYAIIISTGKKGTPTIPGIFTIQSKRSIDRMRGADYDIDDVPYAQYYSGGYAIHGAYWHNKFGTPVSHGCINLAVDHAKWLFNWSEISTPLVIHY from the coding sequence ATGTTATGGCCCCTTGTTCGATATTGGGGAAGTGGATTAATGATTGCGGGAATATGCCTAACTCAACTGATTGGAGTTGATCTATTTATCCCTATGGTTTCTGCCCAGACCTATCAGGATACTCTCAATCAAAAAATGGCTATTCTCAAAAAGTCTGAAGAACGTTGGATTGAAGTTAATCTCTCCACACAACGTTTGATTGCTTGGGAAGGGAACAAACCAGTCTATGCCATTATTATTTCCACGGGAAAGAAGGGTACCCCAACAATTCCAGGTATATTTACCATTCAAAGCAAACGAAGCATTGATCGGATGAGAGGAGCAGATTATGATATTGACGATGTTCCCTATGCCCAATATTACAGCGGCGGTTACGCAATTCATGGAGCCTATTGGCATAACAAATTTGGCACACCAGTTAGTCATGGTTGCATTAATCTAGCGGTTGATCATGCAAAATGGTTATTTAATTGGTCGGAAATAAGCACTCCTTTGGTTATTCATTATTAA